From the Martelella mediterranea DSM 17316 genome, one window contains:
- a CDS encoding MarR family winged helix-turn-helix transcriptional regulator: protein MTWTKPTADDLSSCLILNTVKTARVLTRRYDNRLRPLELTVAQFSVLSVMRGNPGKSINALAERIAMDRSTLTRNIDLLIAKGLVVKTTAERGNGRICRLTDEGDRRLDAAIPLWREARDEMQAQLKDHDPVAYLDALARLAAA from the coding sequence ATGACATGGACGAAGCCGACGGCGGACGATCTTTCGAGCTGCCTTATTCTCAACACCGTAAAGACGGCGCGGGTGCTGACCCGACGCTACGACAACCGGCTGCGTCCGCTCGAACTGACGGTGGCGCAGTTTTCCGTGCTGTCGGTCATGCGCGGCAATCCGGGCAAGTCCATCAACGCGCTTGCCGAGCGGATCGCCATGGACCGCTCCACGCTGACGCGCAATATCGATCTTCTGATCGCCAAGGGCCTTGTGGTCAAAACCACGGCGGAGCGCGGCAACGGTCGAATCTGCCGGCTGACGGACGAGGGGGATCGGCGGCTTGATGCGGCAATCCCGCTTTGGCGTGAGGCGCGCGATGAAATGCAGGCGCAATTGAAGGATCACGATCCAGTAGCCTATCTCGATGCGCTGGCGCGCCTCGCGGCCGCGTGA
- a CDS encoding heme-degrading domain-containing protein: MANELEDEVAGQEKKLVLARFDETDAWDLGQRLVDRALALDAPVVIDIRTPSRTLFHAALPGSAPDNDMWARRKSNVVFHFHRSSYAIELEHRRKGRTIGPELGLNLTDYADHGGSFPVRIRHVGVVAAITVSGLASKDDHGLIVDVLTAFVKEQG; the protein is encoded by the coding sequence ATGGCAAACGAACTTGAAGACGAGGTCGCCGGCCAGGAGAAGAAGCTGGTTCTCGCCCGTTTCGACGAGACCGATGCCTGGGATCTCGGCCAGCGGCTGGTGGACCGTGCGCTGGCGCTCGACGCGCCGGTGGTGATCGATATCCGCACGCCGAGCCGTACGCTGTTTCATGCGGCCCTCCCGGGCTCCGCGCCGGACAACGACATGTGGGCGCGGCGCAAATCGAACGTGGTGTTCCACTTCCACCGCTCGTCCTACGCGATCGAGCTGGAACATCGCCGCAAGGGCCGTACCATCGGTCCCGAACTCGGCCTGAACCTGACCGACTACGCCGACCACGGCGGTAGCTTCCCCGTCCGCATCCGCCATGTCGGCGTCGTCGCGGCGATCACCGTCTCGGGCCTTGCCAGCAAGGACGATCACGGGCTGATCGTCGATGTGCTGACGGCGTTTGTGAAGGAACAGGGCTGA
- the pdxH gene encoding pyridoxamine 5'-phosphate oxidase, which yields MADDGGKADFTEENDPFALFAKWLKDAEASEPNDPNAVAVATVDEDGLPNVRMVLMKEFDANGFVFYTNFESQKGRELLGQPKAAMCFHWKSLRRQIRLRGPVEVVTDAEADAYFQSRPRGSRIGAWASKQSRTLESRFALERAVAKTTAKYGVSEIPRPAHWSGFRLKPVSIEFWHDGKFRLHDRIEFRRNAAEGGWHKVRMYP from the coding sequence ATGGCTGACGACGGCGGCAAGGCTGATTTCACCGAGGAGAACGACCCTTTCGCACTGTTCGCCAAATGGCTGAAGGATGCCGAGGCGAGCGAGCCCAATGATCCGAACGCGGTGGCGGTCGCGACCGTCGACGAGGACGGCCTGCCCAATGTGCGCATGGTGCTGATGAAGGAATTCGATGCCAACGGTTTCGTGTTCTACACCAATTTCGAAAGCCAGAAGGGCAGGGAGCTTCTCGGTCAGCCGAAGGCGGCGATGTGTTTTCACTGGAAGTCGCTGCGCCGCCAGATCCGGTTGCGCGGCCCTGTGGAAGTGGTGACCGACGCGGAGGCCGATGCCTATTTCCAGTCGCGCCCGCGCGGCAGCCGCATCGGCGCCTGGGCCTCGAAACAGTCGCGCACGCTGGAAAGCCGGTTCGCGCTCGAAAGGGCGGTTGCCAAGACCACGGCGAAATACGGCGTCAGCGAAATACCGCGCCCGGCCCACTGGTCGGGCTTCCGCCTGAAGCCGGTCTCGATCGAGTTCTGGCATGACGGCAAGTTCCGCCTGCACGACCGCATCGAATTCCGCCGCAATGCCGCCGAGGGCGGCTGGCACAAGGTCCGCATGTATCCGTGA